The Dreissena polymorpha isolate Duluth1 chromosome 2, UMN_Dpol_1.0, whole genome shotgun sequence nucleotide sequence AAACTATCACCTTGCATAAAATTAGATGTGAGTGAAAATTGGTTAAGTAAAAAATGGAACATTACTTCCTTTAATTAAAAATATCttcacacaataaaaaacgaacCATGCAAGTAAAAGTTCAAAATGCTGATTTAAGCAAAGAAGCTGTTAAGTAACCCACATGATCTATCATAAACATTACTGGTGCATTTATTACCACAATATATCTATGTTAGAAGTCAGATACACCAAACGCACTCGTGAGTGTATTTTGCATATTGATTTTTTCAGATATTTCAAATTCACGACAAAAACTATTACACTGTTCACATCTATAGTTTTCTAAATTTAGAGACACTTCAGATCCTCGTTGCGCAGTATTGGCTTCACCATTTCTTTAAGAAACCAGTATCTTTTAACTGGCAGAAATCGTTTTGAATATTCATAGTCATGCTTCAACCTCTTCAGGTTTTCATGCAGTCGAATAAATTTCTCATGCAATTCTGTTTTTAAATCCTTTTGTTCATCAAGTAGTTTTTGAAGTTCATCTTTACCCAGGTCCTTTATTTCTGCATGAAATACATGAACATATGAGCATTATAACGAGATAAGTGCGATACTAGTAAGTATTGTAACACATGAGCATTATAACGAGATAAGTGCGATACTAGTAAGTATTGTAACACATGCGCATTATAACGAGATAAGTGCGATACTAGTAAGTATTGTAACACATGTGAATTATACCGAGATAAGTGCTATACTAGTAAGTATTGTAACACATGAGCATTATAACGAGATAAGTGCGATACTAGTAAGTATTGTAACATATGAGCATTATAACGAGATAAGTGCGATACTAGTACGTATTGCAACATATGAGCATTATAACGAGATACGTGCGATACTAGTAAGTATTGTAACACAAGAGCGTTATAACGAGATACGTGCGATACTAGCAAGTATTGTAACACATGAGCATTATAACGAGATAAGTGCGATACTAGTAAGTATTGCAACATATAAGCATTATAACGAGAAAAGTGCGATACTAGTAAGTATTGTAACACATGAGCATTATAACGAGATAAGTGCGATACTAGTAAGTATTGTAACACATGAGCATTATAACGAGATAAGTGCGATACTAGTAAGTATTGTAACATATGAGCATTATAACGAGATAAGTGCGATACTAGTACGTATTGCAACATGTGAGCGTTATAACGAGATACGTGCGATACTAGTAAGTATTGTAACACATGAACATTATAACGAGATAAGTGCGATACTAGTAAGTATTGCAACATATGAGCATCATAACGAGATAAGTGCGATACTAGTAAGTATTGTAACACATGAGCATTATAACGAGATACGTGCGATACTAGTTAGTATTGTAACACATGCGCATTATAACGAGATTAGTGCGATACTAGTAAGTATTGTAACACATGAGCATTATAACGAAAAAAGTGAGATACTAGTAAGTATTGCAACATATGAGCGTTATAATGAGATAAGTGCGATACTAGAAGGTACTGTAACACATGAGCATTATAACGAGATAAATGCGATACTAGTAAGTATTGTAACATATGACATTGTAACGAGATAAGTGCGATACTAGTAAGTATTGTAACACATGAGCATTATAACGAGATAAGTGCGATACTAGTAAGTATTGTAACACATGAGCATTGTAACGAGATAAAAGCGATACTAGTAAGTATTGTAACACATGAGCATTATAACGAGATAGATGCGATACTAGTAAGTATTGCAACATATGAGCGTTATAACGAGATACGTGCGATACTAGTAAGTATTGTTACACATGAGCATTATAACGAGATAAGTGCGATACTAGTTAGTATTGTAACATATGAGCATTATAACGAGATAAGTGCTATACTAGTAAGTATTGTAACATATGAGCGTTATAACGAGATAAGTGCGATAATAGTTAGTATTGTACCACATGAGCATTATAACGAGATAAGTGCGATTCTCGTAAGTATTGTAACATCTGAGCATTATAACGAGATAAGTGCGATACTAGTAAGTATTGTAACACATGCGCATTATAACGAGATACGTGCGATACTAGTTAGTATTGTAACACATGAGCATTATAACGAGATAAGTGCGATACTAGTTAGTATTGTAACATATGAGCATTATAACGAGATAAGTGCGATACTACTAAGTATTGTAACATATGAGCATTATAACAAGATAAGTGCGATAATAGTTAGTATTGTTCCACATGAGCATTATAACGAGATAAGTGCTATACTAGTAAGTATTGTAACATATGAGCGTTATAACGAGATAAGTGCGATAATAGTTAGTATTGTACCACATTAGCATTATAACGAGATAAGTGCGATACTCGTAAGTATTGTAACATATGAGCATTATAACGAAATAAGTGCGATACTAGTAAGTATTGCAACACATGAGCATTATAACGAGATAAGTGCGATAAAAGTAAGTATTGCAACATATGAGCGTTATAACGAGATAAGTATGATAATAGTTAGTATTGTACCACATGAGCATTATAACGAGATAAGTGCGATAATAGTTAGTATTGTACCACATGAGCATTATAACGATATAAGTGCTATACTAGTAAGTATTGCAACATATGAGCGTTATAACGAGATAAGTGCGATACTCGTAAGTATTGTAAAACAACATCATGCATGTCATTGTTGATGGTCTGTTAGAAATATTTAGGCTACCCAATATTTTAGCAAAACTATTTTCTCTTCGAATGACTGGACAACAAACCCAATATTTTAGCAAAACTATTTTCTCTTCGAATGACTGGACAACAAATGAACTAATTAACCCAAATATAGCTTTATTGTCGTGAgcgtttatatttattaattcaaGTTATATCAGCTACTTATTTCAACAAAACTACAACGCcttgaaaaataaatcaacatactGACCATTTTCTTCAACAGCTTGGTCAGTTCGCTCTTTTGTCGCCCTTGAATACGCCTCGGCGTGTTGAAGCAATTTAGAAGTGCTAGACGTAGTTCCTTTTCGCAACCTTGCAGATGCACTGGTGTTAGAAGCAACAGGCCTCAAGTATTCGCCTTCATTTTTGGCAGCCGCGTTTAATACTTCATCTGTGATACACGTCTTGATCATTTCCTTGAGTTCATTGTACCGCCTATGGGCGAAATGCCCCTTGCAGTTTCGAAATTGTTCGGCCAAGTGTCGAACCGCCGCATAAACATCTTCGTATCGGTGCTTCAAACCACGTACATGCCGTAAAACGGCAGCATATTGGTCCCTTATGTCCCCTGAAACCAAGGGGAACATTAGTAATGCCAGTAAGCACGTTTTGAATAACAAACATTGTACCGGATTAACATTGAAACATATCTTCCGTCTATCGTTGAATAAAATGATTCATGTTTAAAAATCGCTTATTATTAAGATAAATCAGAATCAGTATTTCATATTGTTATATGAGCTACTTACCTGAGTTCTTACCCATTATAAAGTATTGAAAAAGCGACCAGTATATTCCAAGGCAATATGTGCAGTTTTGCTTTCAGTGCGCAATTTGTGACAATGTATGTTCGCTGTTTACAGATTACGTGTACTAGGTACATTCGAGTGTATTTGCATAAAGGCCGGTTGATATTTTGCATAGGTGAAGTGAGGTTCAATGCGATTTTCAGTACCAGTTTAAGATTTAACGAAGgtgtttaaatatttgtaatacaTATGTAAATtcttattttcacaaaatatgactGGGTAAAAAATAAAGCATGACATATTTATATATCTCCGGTTATTAAAAATATAGAATCGAACCTAACATGGGTAATTGAACTTATCGAATCGAAACTAGCATGTAAACGTTGAACGGTTGATAACAAAGTCATGTTTGGACAATACAACTTGATTCTATTCAAtttcaatgattttatttaatgatacaTGTAAACCGAAGATCATTATGCACTCAACCAGTGATACAGGTGGTTATTTGCATTGCCTACGTACAGATTAGATAAGAGAAGTGGAGCACGCGAATTAGGTGTCTTAAATACACAATGGTTCGAAACTTGTCACAGGGTGAATACTACGTTTAATTCAAATATCTCGAGTCATAACATAACGCCATATAcaggatatttatttatttcaatgcaTGATGAAATTCATTTCAAGTGAGGTTATAgaaatatagaatattatgtgagtttttgataaaaaaaatcaagtttatcatgcgagtctgagaaccatggtagcgcgaggATTGCCGAGCCGAGCATGAAAAGCTTGatttttatccaaaactcacaaaatattcaatttttcctattatttcctccctttttcttaaataatgttcaaatatcgcatttttgacgATATTGTTTTTCCGTAGTTGATACAAACAGAgtctcttttttttaaagtcgAGTGTTATCTAAAAAAAGCGATGGTACAAagcttaaatgggccttttcacagattctggcatgtatttaagtctgtcattaaatgcttatattgataaatgtaatcattggatctaaaaagctccagtaaaactaaacaagaataaaattaaagaaagaaaaaagtaacccccaggctcatctgggctcgaaccactaacccctagAGTAAGGTccatcgcttagaccactctgccatccgagctcatacaatgagtgatgtattttacgCTTAATATAAGCAACTCTcctagtatcacaaaatataacgacaacaaaatccccatattattcaatcgtttcgcgttgcaacgcttttttcaggtttaaaaatcgtcaaaagatgtatattatgacattttagagaatggtaaatgttcagtattactgttttcttacaaatatcacaactacaacaaaatttgcaaatctgaaacatattttttttattttgtctatttaccaatacatgaaaaggcccctttacgaTTTTACGATCGTTGTTATGCTATCGATTtacatctggtaataggataataACATATTTTCTGGCTTGGCAAATCTCTATACACTATatgttgttttgtaattttttatcGCAGAGCAGATGTAACTGATACACTTTTCGGTTTGATTTCATTCCGCCTCAGAAAGTAACAATTCTTGGTTGAATCCAACAAATGAGttgtaaaattgttattaaattggaATGTAAACTATTTTCGTGCTTTTTAGATTGAATCGTGATTTGTCTAGGTAaaattatttacacttaaatgttttgTGAATGTTTTTGGCGAAGGGTTAGTTTTTTTAGCTCCTTTAAACCGGTTTAACCCCCTAATTCGTTGACGTTGACCGTTCCAGTGCGGTGGTCCCAGTTGTGTTCATCAAGGTATGCTTGTTGTGTTCTTGTTTTTCTTGTATAGCACTTTCGTTTTTGTGTTTCACTGACTTGCAATTGGTTCCTTGATATACATGAGGGAAGTCAAAGCTTTCTTCTTTGTTTGTGACGCTGGAGGTTCAGATTGTTTGTATTTGCTGCAATGATTTCACAGATCGCCGGATGCTGTAAATAGTATTTTTCCATGTCGTTAAAtactttaaatgcattaaacgAGACAAGCACATGGAGTGACAAAACTATATACCAAAATAATATTagtattaaacattattttagctAAAACTAGCGACTTGCGGATAAAGAAAATAACAAACTAACAACgagcataaatggtttaatacaAATTATTGCTGAGGCGCTAAATATATACAAGTGATTTGAAGAGCTTTGAAAAAATGTCaacgttttatttttcaatttaagtttattCATGACTGAACACATACTACGAATGTTTACATCGGTCACATTTGTTTACTTGCCAGTctgttaattatttctttttataacgTTTCTGATAAGTACTTTTTAATTCCACTAGTGCACATTTATCCTTAATACTAACACAATATTTAAGTGTTATTAAACATTTGACGGATAACATAAATAAACTCCGCCCACTTTCTGTGATATAAGAATAGGTATGGCATTGAACAAATATCGATCTGTTTCGCTATTTGAATCGCATTGCTGAATCAGGAATTATTTTGATGTAAAAAACATGCAATTAGCACAAACATACGTGATaacttcaaaagaaaatataaaatttgcATGTTAAAaaatcacatacatgtaagtTCACAATCTCATGTGTACAATCAACAATAACAGCGcatgttttattcataaatttaTCGTCTTAATTATCTTTAAATCTACACGACCACAGCCCATAATATGGCATCATAATCTATGTGATAATTACAGCAGGATTCTTTTTGAAGGTGTTTTCGTTGAGATTTCAACAACGGAGTGCGTGTTTAGTGTCTATTTTAAGTTCAAGTTGTATCAATATGTAGCAGGAGTCGACTTATGTAAGGACAATCTGGTAGAACCGCGGTGGTTAGGGATTGCATTGATTCTCCTCAAGTTCTGACAGTCATTCCCGAAGTGGGTCAGAAGCTGGCGTTTGTCCTTATACTGCTAAGGGAGAGCTTATATAACATCAGCACATACACCATTCAAACCATTATGGGGTTTACATAGCAATATAAAGATAGaacgaatacatttaaattattgcaaattattattAGGAGTCTGAAGGCAAACACAGAATAACTTTATATATGGAGAACTAGGAAGAACGTCTTTATCAGTCAGACATAGCATTAATGTAATTAGATATTGGTTAAAGATAGTAAACACAcatgatattaaatatgtaaaacttgtttatgaTATTATGTTCCGAGAATTAGAAACATACCCCAATAACAGTTCTTGGGCCTACATGGTTAAAAGTCTATTAGGTAATTGTGGTTTAAACGATGTGTGGCTGAACCAAGGGGTAGGGTATGTAgaaatatttttgattttttttagagtaAGAGctacaaatatgtttatacaaaattggaaaaCCGAATTGAGTGAATCAACTAgagcaaaaacatacatattaatatccgattttaaattaaaatcctatttaagtgatgtaagtaTTCCGAAGTACAGAATGGCTCTCTCTAGATTAAGAATCTTGGACATAAGCTTAAAGTTGAAACGGGTAGATGGCAAAAACCAAAAGCTATTCCTTATTAAGAAAGAAAATGTACTCTATACAATGTCTTATTAGACGAATACCACTTTGTTATGGAGTGTATATTATATACTGATGtaagaaatgtttatttaaaaccaTGTTATTACGTAACACAAAATCTGCTAAAGTTGATAGATTTATTGACCTCTCAAAAtagtaatattgttaaaaaatttagctatgtttatttttaaagcatggaaaataagaaatacttataatacatattatgatTAGGGTAGGACTTTTGTATATATTAATGCACAGCCTCTCGCTGTATATTGTATTCTCTCAAATATCCAATACTTTGCTTTACACTGTACCGATATATTGTTGATGTCATGATTCGAATGAACTGTGACTTTGTTTTTTGAATATTGTATGTGAAAATTCATGTTTACTCATGGGCATATTGCCTACTGTATTATCAAATAAACTTTATAAGGGTAAGATTATAGAGGCggatctgataatttcaatttgataTGTGCAACTCTAGATGAAGGCGATGTCACAAATCGATTGTCCGGTAGCGTCACTCGGCTGCACAGCTACGCCGATCGTATTATAACATCTGTTTCTAGTAAGGTTACACAAGCCCCAACCAAAGCGAAATTCGAGCCACAAGGCGCTGACATCATCACGGTACGATGAGAAAAGCTTCAGAGTACGATGGACCACACCCAGGAGATGCCGCAAACCACTTTTCCTCCTTAATAAGAGCTGATGCGCGGACAATCATGTTTGCCACAGTTTTGTGGCGCCTATTCCGTTCGTTAAGCTAACATTGCGTTGGACTTTCCAGACACGCCAAGGCCACTTAGGCTGCATCGGGGCACTGATGTTTGCCACAATGAGACGGTGTCTGCACAACGCGCTTCTGTGGGCATTGTGACAGAATCTCTTCTTCCTCTCTACTTGAACGACAACCGGGCACGGCTGTTTTGTCACAGTGTGCGGGCGACAGCCACACCAGCCAAAGTTGCAGCTAATTTTGAGTCACGACTTGACTGGGCTACCAAAGCGCTTTCATTTCAATTAACGCAACAGCTTGCTACTCCATTCAAAATTGCGTAACTATTTTGATGAGCAACATTGGGACATATAAGGTTGGTGCCTGACATGTAAGGCAATCGAGTTTGATACCATCGTCACTGAGGAGCGTGGACAAGAATCGTTCGTACAGCTGATACAGCGTTAGCAAGAGAGGTTCGGTGCAAGGAATTTCCTGGCACAACCCACGGCCAGTTACCGTTCACTAACCAGGAGCCTAAAGAGTCGATGGAGGATTTGTCCCACTTCATGCTATCGACTTGAGCTTTCAGCGAGCTCCCACCGGCATACACCACCGAGCAAGCGGTCTCGAATTTCTGCCAACGCCTTGCTAACGCGCAAGCGCACAATGGAATCAGGTTGCATTAACACAATTCCGTGTGAGATGCTTTGAATCGTATCAAAAAGCTGCAGGGACGGTTGCACCGCATACCAATGGGGGAAACAACGTTTACTTCTCAAATCGTGGAAGGTGTCAAGATGGCGGCGAAGGAAGCAGTAAGCTTGCTTACCAGAAAACCATCGCCCACCGAGATGAGTACCCCGCCGATGGTCCGTATCATGGGGCTAGGGTAGCGATCTACGTGGTTACCTGAACAACAACGGGGActattgaactttaccggtacgtaaaaaataatgaaaaagcgTATAGTGGTATCGTTGTTAAGCGCGCAACACcactttgtcgatagtggtaaacaactgcgtaccggtaaggTTAGTTCAATGTAGCCCAACAAACGCTCGCCGAGGAGAGTATTCAACTGATGGTCCCTGTCAGGGGGGGGCACCAAGCATAAGGTAAGGGGTAAAAACCCAAATCGTTATTGGtattacatttgtaagtttttgagttgctgtgtttgtgtgtgcgtgtttttttttttttttttttttttttttttgggggggggggttgggtccAACTACAGCCGACGTTATCTCCCAGGTACTACTTCTTTGCAATGCCCTGGTTAGAAACGCGCGCGTTGTGTCGCGAATCCGTTCACAACATGTTATATTTGTGGCAGTTTGGGGCCTTACCAGATGGGATTGTCTTGAAAACAACAAGCCACAACCGGTATGAAACACCGGGCAAAACTTTTAAAGGAGTTACGGTCTGGCACATCGGCCAAGGTCCAACCTTGAAGCTGGCGCCAAAGCTGAGGAGAAAGAAATCGCAGCGGCCAGCCGCTGAGTCAGCCGGAAGTGGTTTATGTCTAAGTTCAGCTGCGCAGTTGTGCGTTTAGGTCCAGGTATACGCAGCGCCCGCCTCCCAGCCAACGTAATGACTACGGGTATATTTCTATAATGATTTGTGCACCAATAATATGTCCCGAAAAATGTCAATGCATTGTCCTGATAACAGATATGTAAATAGAAGAACTGGAAATCGGTTACCGCTTGTATGATGTGCAGCCAGCTGTATGAAGCCCCGACCGATACTAATAGTATACTGGGGTTATATATTTTGGTAAGTCGGGAAAAGCTATCATGAAGATTGGGGAAGTCGTTCTGGTCTTTGATGGTAAAATTTGATCTGAGTGCTTTCACTGCTATCTCTAAATCAATCGATACAGCAATCGATACAGATAAGGCCCCGTGGGTCAAGGAGCGCGTGAGAAGTGCATCGACATGCGTTTCAGGGCGGATTTATGATCCCATGCAATAACTGTGATAAATAGAACCACGCATCATGTGTGAATGTGACCACCGAGATTGCGTTggacataaataattattaatgcaCCTCCTGCTAATGTTGTTTTGTATGTTTCAAACGCAATAATGACAAGGGCGTCTAAGGCCGAGCTTACAGCCACGGTGGCCAACGTCCTTCGGCTATACCGATTGTACCTCTAGGAGGCAGATGACACACGTGGCTCGATGGTGAACCACACTGCAGAGTGTCTCTGGCCCAGAACAGGAGGTTCTTGTGTTACGGAAGGGCATCAGGGCACTAATAGTCGCTTTCGATTCTTTAACAGAGCAACGAGGTGCATTGTCCGAACCAGTATTGCGGCGGAATCCCGCACTTGGTGTTACGAAATGGCACCTGGTTGTATGTGTCACTTGATGGGTAACCCGGCGCTACTTCAGAGCACAAGTCTCACATCAGTGTTA carries:
- the LOC127865886 gene encoding uncharacterized protein LOC127865886 isoform X2, with amino-acid sequence MGKNSGDIRDQYAAVLRHVRGLKHRYEDVYAAVRHLAEQFRNCKGHFAHRRYNELKEMIKTCITDEVLNAAAKNEGEYLRPVASNTSASARLRKGTTSSTSKLLQHAEAYSRATKERTDQAVEENEIKDLGKDELQKLLDEQKDLKTELHEKFIRLHENLKRLKHDYEYSKRFLPVKRYWFLKEMVKPILRNEDLKCL
- the LOC127865886 gene encoding uncharacterized protein LOC127865886 isoform X3, which codes for MGKNSGDIRDQYAAVLRHVRGLKHRYEDVYAAVRHLAEQFRNCKGHFAHRRYNELKEMIKTCITDEVLNAAAKNEGEYLRPVASNTSASARLRKGTTSSTSKLLQHAEAYSRATKERTDQAVEENEIKDLGKDELQKLLDEQKDLKTELHEKFIRLHENLKRLKHDYEYSKRFLPVKRYWFLKEMVKPILRNEDLKCL
- the LOC127865886 gene encoding uncharacterized protein LOC127865886 isoform X4, whose protein sequence is MGDIRDQYAAVLRHVRGLKHRYEDVYAAVRHLAEQFRNCKGHFAHRRYNELKEMIKTCITDEVLNAAAKNEGEYLRPVASNTSASARLRKGTTSSTSKLLQHAEAYSRATKERTDQAVEENEIKDLGKDELQKLLDEQKDLKTELHEKFIRLHENLKRLKHDYEYSKRFLPVKRYWFLKEMVKPILRNEDLKCL